One Peromyscus leucopus breed LL Stock chromosome 20, UCI_PerLeu_2.1, whole genome shotgun sequence genomic region harbors:
- the Amigo2 gene encoding amphoterin-induced protein 2, whose amino-acid sequence MSLRLHTLPTLPGAVRPGCRELLCVLVIAVMVSPGAAGMCPTACICATDIVSCTNKNLSRVPGNLFRLIKRLDLSYNRIGLLDADWVPVSFVKLSTLIVRHNNITSISTGSFSTTPNLKCLDLSSNRLKSVKSATFQELKVLEVLLLYNNHISYLDPAAFGGLPHLQKLYLSGNLLTQFPMDLYVGRFRLADLTFLDVSYNRIPSIPMHHINLVPGKQLRGIYLHGNPFVCDCSLYSLLIFWYRRHFSSVMDFKNDYTCRLRPDSRHSHPLSLLQDSFLNCSESVINSSFHALGFIHQAQVGERLVVHCDGKTGNGNTDFIWVGPDNRLLEPDKDMGNFRVFYNGSLVIESPGFEDAGVYSCIAMNRQRLLNETVDIMINVSNFTINRSHAHEAFNTAFTTLAACVASIVLVLLYLYLTPCPCKCKSKRQKDVLNQSSAHSSILSPGPSGDASADERRAGKRVVFLEPLKDTAAGQNGKVKLFPSETVIAEGILKSTRVKSDSDSVNSVFSDTPFVASA is encoded by the coding sequence ATGTCGTTAAGGCTCCACACACTGCCCACCCTGCCCGGAGCTGTCAGACCGGGTTGCAGAGAGCTGCTGTGTGTGCTGGTCATCGCGGTGATGGTGAGCCCCGGCGCCGCAGGAATGTGCCCCACGGCTTGCATCTGCGCCACCGACATTGTCAGCTGCACCAACAAGAACCTGTCCAGGGTGCCCGGGAACCTTTTCAGGCTGATTAAAAGGCTGGACCTGAGCTATAACAGAATTGGACTTCTGGATGCCGACTGGGTCCCCGTGTCGTTTGTCAAGCTGAGCACTCTGATCGTCCGTCACAACAACATCACCAGCATCTCCACGGGCAGTTTCTCCACAACTCCCAATTTAAAGTGTCTTGACTTGTCGTCCAATAGGCTGAAGTCGGTGAAGAGCGCCACGTTCCAGGAGCTGAAGGTTCTGGAGGTCCTCTTACTTTACAACAACCACATTTCCTATCTGGACCCGGCAGCTTTCGGAGGACTCCCCCACTTGCAGAAACTCTACTTGAGTGGGAACCTCCTCACACAGTTTCCTATGGATTTGTATGTCGGGAGGTTCAGGCTGGCCGATCTGACATTTTTAGATGTGTCTTATAATCGAATCCCTTCCATACCAATGCACCATATAAATTTAGTGCCGGGAAAACAGCTGAGAGGCATCTACCTTCATGGAAATCCGTTTGTCTGTGACTGTTCCTTGTACTCATTGCTGATCTTTTGGTATCGTAGGCACTTCAGCTCGGTGATGGATTTTAAGAACGACTACACCTGTCGCCTGCGGCCGGACTCCAGGCACTCCCATCCGCTGTCCCTGCTGCAGGATAGCTTTCTGAACTGTTCCGAGAGTGTCATCAATAGCTCCTTCCACGCACTTGGCTTTATTCACCAGGCCCAGGTGGGGGAAAGGCTGGTGGTCCACTGTGACGGCAAGACGGGTAATGGAAATACTGATTTCATCTGGGTCGGTCCCGATAACAGACTGCTGGAGCCCGATAAAGACATGGGAAACTTTCGTGTGTTTTATAACGGCAGTCTGGTGATAGAGAGCCCTGGCTTTGAGGATGCCGGAGTTTATTCTTGTATTGCAATGAATAGGCAGCGTCTGTTAAATGAAACTGTGGATATCATGATAAATGTGAGCAATTTCACTATAAACAGATCCCATGCTCATGAAGCATTTAACACGGCCTTTACCACCCTGGCCGCCTGCGTGGCCAGCATCGTCCTGGTACTGCTCTATCTGTACCTGACGCCATGCCCCTGCAAATGTAAGTCCAAGAGACAGAAGGATGTCCTGAACCAAAGCAGTGCCCATTCCTCCATTCTCAGCCCCGGCCCCTCCGGTGACGCCTCCGCTGATGAACGGAGGGCAGGTAAAAGAGTGGTGTTCTTGGAGCCCCTGAAGGACACGGCAGCGGGACAGAACGGGAAAGTCAAGCTTTTCCCCAGTGAGACCGTTATAGCCGAGGGCATCTTAAAGTCCACGAGGGTGAAGTCTGACTCAGATTCCGTCAACTCCGTGTTCTCGGACACACCCTTTGTGGCATCCGCTtag